A genomic region of Bradyrhizobium sp. ORS 278 contains the following coding sequences:
- a CDS encoding ribonuclease D translates to MTVRLHRGDLPDLSRYTSSVAIDTETMGLNPHRDRLCVVQLSPGDGSADVVQIPKGHTDAPNLKTLLGNTAITKIFHFARFDVATLFHTFGVMPQPVYCTKIASRLARTYTDRHGLKDLVRELLNIDLSKQQQSSDWGADSLSEPQLAYAASDVLHLHALREKLDVMLAREGRLALAQACFAFLPHRATLDLGGFEADDIFAHS, encoded by the coding sequence ATGACCGTTCGCCTGCATCGGGGCGACCTGCCCGATCTCTCCCGCTACACCTCGTCGGTCGCGATCGACACCGAGACGATGGGGCTCAATCCGCACCGCGACCGGCTGTGCGTGGTGCAGCTGTCGCCCGGCGACGGCTCGGCCGATGTGGTGCAGATCCCCAAGGGGCACACCGACGCGCCGAATTTGAAGACGCTACTCGGCAATACCGCCATCACCAAGATCTTCCACTTCGCGCGCTTCGACGTCGCGACGCTGTTTCATACTTTCGGGGTGATGCCGCAACCGGTCTATTGCACCAAGATCGCGTCGCGGCTGGCACGCACCTATACCGACCGCCACGGACTGAAGGATCTCGTCCGCGAGCTGCTCAACATCGATCTGTCCAAGCAGCAGCAGTCGAGCGACTGGGGCGCCGATAGCCTGAGTGAGCCGCAGCTGGCCTATGCGGCCTCCGACGTTCTGCATCTGCATGCGCTCCGCGAGAAGCTCGACGTGATGCTGGCGCGCGAAGGCCGGCTGGCGCTGGCGCAGGCCTGCTTCGCCTTCCTGCCGCATCGCGCGACGCTCGATTTGGGCGGATTCGAGGCCGACGACATCTTTGCGCATTCGTGA